One part of the Ziziphus jujuba cultivar Dongzao chromosome 2, ASM3175591v1 genome encodes these proteins:
- the LOC107419107 gene encoding putative disease resistance protein RGA3 isoform X4 produces MKTKENIGVIPIVGVGGLGKTTLAQLVFNDEEVQRHFEPKLWVSVPKVFDLELVVKEVFQSARQGERSTDITLDQMQKDIREKIKGKQFLLVLDDIWDLDNREKWLSLENLLRDGSSGSRIIVTTRDKEVARIINGPEEPPYILKALDEIKAWSLFEKLAFVQEPKGSIIVEIGKEIMKKCGGIPLVIRTIASLLYSRHVDEWLSFKEKELSTISQYDKDVIPRLKLSYDHLPSHLKRCFAYCSLFPKNHIIDVKKLINLWMAQGFIKLSNHQERPEDMGYQHFTDLLYRSFFEKVGTDDILNIITKCKMHDCMHDLAMSVAGPQCVMLNLNVAAADDDKIETTTHHMSFNFGLRDHQSFADFWVRAKRIRTILFNKCSYSSMLRLGNSLDKIDLQFKFLRTLGLSGLGMETVRDSIGRLKHLRCLDLSANSMKALPDSIGNLHNLQTLDLSGCESLEALPDSIGGLKHLRYLDLSRNSMKVWPDSIVNLHNLQTLDLQFCGTLEALPVDIWKLVNLRHLYTDFAFRQIHLPRGLSQLTNLQTLTEFQVKAEHGSQLNELRDLNNLRGRLRIAVQEDGIKSEGANLKSKQHLQYLQLWIDGKMVDDCGDLVPHSNIKSFTLLGPYPGAALLNCVPSLKNLVEFTLWGHKECQSIAALNHLPHLKVLHLRNLKAVKYISSDDYDDNVVDGNLLPFFPSLQRLGLFDIPNLKGWWKGVENTENTSRSLPFFPCLSQLVIDGCPNLICMPLFPYLQELHLRGTRIKPFQQTLMMKNIVGPPTSSDKASSSSSASSAALLPLSTLKILDIEDCKELEMPYEDSGAILWQHLQSLSILRLYKLPKLVALPEGLQQVTSLQEISISECEILKAVLECVKSLKSLRSLGIADCPSLMCLPEGIDGLTSLQNLIIVRCPIVLEKCLEDTGDYWPMISHIKNRLLVY; encoded by the coding sequence atgaaaaccaaggaaaacatAGGAGTGATTCCCATAGTTGGTGTTGGAGGCCTAGGAAAAACCACACTTGCACAACTAGTTTTCAATGATGAAGAGGTTCAAAGGCATTTTGAGCCAAAATTGTGGGTGAGTGTACCTAAAGTTTTTGATCTGGAGCTAGTTGTCAAGGAAGTTTTTCAGTCGGCACGACAAGGCGAGAGATCTACTGATATTACACTAGACCAAATGCAAAAAGATAttcgagaaaaaataaaaggaaagcaATTCCTACTTGTGTTAGATGATATATGGGATTTGGATAACCGTGAAAAATGGTTGAGTTTAGAAAATTTGTTGAGAGATGGTTCCAGTGGAAGTAGAATAATAGTAACCACACGTGATAAGGAGGTTGCACGCATCATCAATGGCCCAGAAGAACCACCTTACATTTTAAAGGCATTAGATGAAATTAAGGCATGGTCTCTGTTTGAAAAATTGGCTTTTGTACAAGAGCCAAAGGGTTCTATCATTGTGGAAATTGGAAAGGAGATTATGAAAAAGTGTGGAGGAATCCCTCTAGTTATTAGAACAATTGCAAGTCTGTTGTATTCCAGACATGTTGATGAGTGGTTATCTTTCAAAGAAAAGGAACTATCAACAATATCACAATATGATAAAGATGTCATACCTAGGCTTAAGCTGAGTTATGATCATCTTCCATCACATTTGAAACGTTGTTTTGCATATTGTAGCTTGTTTCCTAAAAACCACATTATTGATGTGAAAAAGCTAATAAATCTTTGGATGGCTCAAGGATTTATTAAGTTATCAAATCACCAAGAACGTCCAGAAGACATGGGATATCAACATTTTACTGATCTACTTTATAGAtccttttttgaaaaagttgGAACtgatgatattttgaatataataacaaaatgcAAGATGCATGATTGCATGCATGATCTTGCAATGTCAGTAGCTGGACCACAATGTGTTATGTTAAATTTGAACGTTGCTGCTGCTGATGATGATAAAATTGAGACAACAACTCATCATATGTCATTCAATTTCGGCTTAAGAGATCATCAAAGTTTTGCAGATTTTTGGGTCAGGGCTAAAAGGATTAGAACCattctttttaataaatgttCTTATTCATCAATGTTGAGATTGGGAAACTcacttgataaaattgatttgCAATTTAAGTTCCTACGCACTTTGGGTCTCAGTGGACTGGGTATGGAGACTGTACGAGATTCTATTGGTAGATTGAAGCATTTGAGATGTCTTGATCTTTCGGCTAATTCTATGAAGGCATTGCCTGATTCTATTGGAAATTTGCATAATTTGCAAACGCTTGATCTGTCCGGTTGTGAAAGTCTTGAAGCATTACCAGATTCTATTGGTGGATTGAAGCATTTGAGATATCTTGATCTTTCCCGTAATTCTATGAAGGTATGGCCTGATTCTATTGTAAATTTGCATAATTTGCAGACGCTTGATCTGCAGTTTTGTGGAACTCTTGAAGCATTACCAGTAGACATTTGGAAACTAGTCAACCTTCGGCATCTTTATACAGATTTCGCTTTTAGACAAATTCATCTGCCACGTGGACTAAGTCAACTAACTAATCTACAGACGTTGACTGAATTTCAAGTAAAGGCGGAGCATGGTAGCCAACTAAATGAACTCAGGGATCTAAACAACTTGAGAGGACGTCTGAGGATTGCAGTCCAAGAAGATGGGATAAAATCTGAAGGTGCAAATTTGAAGAGTAAACAGCATCTGCAGTACTTACAATTATGGATTGATGGGAAAATGGTAGATGATTGTGGAGATCTGGTGCCGCACTCAAATATTAAAAGCTTCACTTTATTGGGTCCATATCCAGGTGCTGCATTATTAAACTGTGTCCCCTCGCTTAAAAATCTTGTGGAGTTTACGCTATGGGGACATAAGGAATGCCAGTCTATAGCGGCCTTGAATCATCTCCCACATCTGAAAGTACTCCACCTTCGGAATTTAAAAGCTGTGAAGTACATCTCGAGCGATGACTATGATGATAATGTAGTCGATGGCAACTTGCTACCATTCTTCCCATCCCTACAACGACTCGGTTTATTTGATATCCCAAATCTGAAAGGATGGTGGAAAGGTGTGGAGAACACTGAAAATACAAGCCGATCACTACCTTTCTTTCCCTGTCTTTCTCAATTAGTAATTGATGGGTGTCCCAACCTAATTTGCATGCCTCTTTTCCCTTATCTACAAGAGCTTCATCTACGGGGAACGAGAATAAAGCCATTCCAACAGACATTAATGATGAAGAATATTGTGGGACCACCAACATCATCAGACAAAGCGTCATCCTCCTCCTCTGCTTCTTCTGCCGCCTTACTTCCTCTCTCCACTTTGAAGATTCTGGATATTGAGGATTGCAAGGAGCTGGAGATGCCTTACGAGGATAGTGGTGCAATTTTGTGGCAACACCTCCAAAGCCTCTCTATTTTGAGGTTGTATAAACTTCCAAAACTGGTTGCTCTACCTGAAGGGCTTCAACAGGTTACTAGCCTGCAGGAAATCAGCATTTCTGAGTGTGAGATTTTGAAGGCTGTTCTGGAATGTGTCAAAAGCCTTAAATCGCTACGGAGTTTAGGAATCGCAGATTGTCCCAGTTTGATGTGTTTGCCAGAAGGAATCGATGGCCTCACCTCTTTACAGAATCTTATAATTGTTAGATGTCCCATCGTATTGGAAAAATGTCTAGAGGATACTGGCGACTATTGGCCTATGATTTCCCACATCAAGAATCGGCTTTTGGTCTATTAG